In Simplicispira sp. 125, one DNA window encodes the following:
- a CDS encoding DUF3034 family protein, with product MNRTPLFLLAALALASPLAQADTGKLLLTGGVSSITGTAGGGITPWAVIGSNATEGEWGASAFTTRAVTQDYALTSYGAALAWNERVELSVARQDFNAGAAVALNSIAPFGVQPGQHIRMDVLGVKLRVAGDAVLDADTWMPQIAVGLEHKRVRPGSLQSVFDFVGADTQSTDFYVSATKLVLDKGLLLNATLRSTRANQNGLLGFGAGAPGRNSRSLQPEFSVAWLLRRDLAIGAEVRFKPDNLQATGRAAGLGSALREDAWKDIFIAWAPTKNLSLTLAWADLGRVVPGITNGRRQSGAYLSAQVAF from the coding sequence ATGAACCGCACACCTCTTTTTCTGCTGGCGGCCCTGGCCCTGGCCAGTCCGCTGGCGCAGGCCGACACCGGCAAACTGCTGCTCACGGGTGGCGTCAGCAGCATCACGGGCACGGCCGGGGGCGGCATCACGCCCTGGGCCGTGATCGGCAGCAACGCCACCGAGGGCGAGTGGGGCGCCAGCGCCTTCACCACCCGTGCCGTCACGCAGGACTACGCGCTGACCAGCTATGGCGCGGCGCTGGCCTGGAACGAGCGCGTCGAGCTGTCGGTGGCGCGGCAGGACTTTAATGCCGGGGCGGCCGTGGCCCTCAACAGCATTGCCCCGTTTGGCGTGCAGCCCGGCCAGCACATCCGCATGGACGTGCTCGGTGTCAAGCTGCGCGTGGCGGGCGACGCCGTGCTCGACGCAGACACCTGGATGCCCCAGATTGCCGTGGGCCTGGAGCACAAGCGCGTGCGGCCGGGCTCGCTGCAGTCGGTGTTTGATTTTGTGGGGGCCGACACGCAATCCACGGATTTTTACGTCAGCGCCACCAAGCTGGTGCTGGACAAAGGCCTGTTGCTGAATGCCACGCTGCGCTCCACGCGCGCCAACCAGAATGGCCTGCTGGGTTTTGGGGCGGGGGCGCCAGGGCGCAACAGCCGCAGCCTGCAACCCGAGTTTTCGGTGGCCTGGCTGCTGCGGCGCGACCTGGCCATTGGGGCCGAAGTGCGCTTCAAGCCCGACAACCTGCAGGCCACGGGCCGCGCGGCCGGTTTGGGTTCCGCACTGCGCGAAGACGCCTGGAAAGACATTTTCATCGCCTGGGCGCCCACCAAGAACCTCTCGCTCACCCTCGCCTGGGCAGACTTGGGCCGTGTGGTGCCGGGTATCACCAACGGACGCCGCCAGAGCGGTGCCTACCTCTCAGCCCAGGTCGCTTTCTGA